One part of the Solanum dulcamara chromosome 8, daSolDulc1.2, whole genome shotgun sequence genome encodes these proteins:
- the LOC129900478 gene encoding LL-diaminopimelate aminotransferase, chloroplastic, whose amino-acid sequence MASIQQTLSTSISSSTSTFLGQNKIRFRNQNVSMPGKTSGVVRCVATPSTEKTSFKTKVSRNENLAKLQAGYLFPEIARRRSAHMLKHPDAKIISLGIGDTTEPIPEFITSAMAKRAHELSTLNGYSGYGAEQGEKQLRASIASTYYANVGIEEDEIFVSDGAKSDISRLQVLFGSNVTMAVQDPSYPAYVDSSVIMGQTGQFQKDVEKYGNIAYMRCTPENGFFPDLSSVPRTDIIFFCSPNNPTGSAASREQLTKLVQFAKDNGSILIYDSAYAMYICDDSPKSIFEIPGAKEVAIEVSSFSKYAGFTGVRLGWTAIPKALLYSDGFPVAKDFNRIVCTSFNGASNIAQAGGLACLSPDGFKAMMDVVGYYKENTQIIMDTFNSLGYKVYGGKNAPYVWVHFPERSSWEVFSEILEKTHVVTTPGSGFGPGGEGFVRVSAFGHRENVIEACRRFKELYK is encoded by the exons ATGGCATCTATTCAGCAAACTCTTTCTACATCAATCTCTTCATCCACTTCTACTTTCTTGGGTCAGAACAAAATCCGTTTCAG GAATCAGAATGTGTCAATGCCAGGCAAAACCAGTGGTGTTGTCAGATGTGTTGCAACACCCTCTACGGAGAAAACTT CTTTCAAGACAAAGGTCTCTCGCAATGAGAACTTAGCTAAACTTCAAGCTGGTTATCTGTTTCCTGAG ATCGCAAGAAGGAGATCTGCACACATGTTGAAACACCCTGATGCTAAAATTATAAGCCTTGGAATTGGTGACACTACTGAGCCCATTCCTGAATTCATAACTTCTGCCATGGCAAAG AGAGCACATGAACTGTCAACATTAAATGGTTACAGTGGTTATGGTGCTGAGCAAGGAGAAAAA CAACTTAGAGCCTCCATTGCTTCTACCTATTATGCAAATGTTGGAATAGAGGAAGATGAGATCTTTGTTTCTGATGGTGCCAAAAGTGATATATCTCGACTTCAG GTTCTTTTTGGGTCTAATGTGACTATGGCTGTGCAAGATCCATCATATCCG GCTTATGTGGACTCGAGTGTTATTATGGGTCAAACTGGTCAGTTTCAGAAGGATGTGGAGAAGTATGGGAATATTGCATACATGAGATGTACTCCAGAAAATGGGTTCTTTCCTGATTTATCCAGTGTTCCTCGGACAGACATTATATTTTTCTGTTCGCCTAATAATCCAACTGGTTCGGCGGCATCAAGGGAGCAGCTGACTAAATTGGTGCAATTTGCTAAAGACAATGGCTCAATCCTTATTTATGATTCTGCATAtgctatgtatatatgtgatgatagtCCAAAGTCCATCTTTGAGATTCCTGGAGCCAAAGAG GTTGCCATTGAGGTTTCATCGTTTTCAAAGTATGCTGGGTTCACTGGAGTTCGTTTAGGGTGGACTGCAATTCCCAAAGCACTCTTATATTCTGATGGATTTCCTGTAGCAAAAGACTTCAATCGCATTGTTTGTACAAGCTTCAATGGTGCATCCAACATTGCTCAAGCTGGCGGTCTGGCTTGCCTTTCACCTGATGGTTTCAAG GCCATGATGGACGTGGTTGGTTACTATAAAGAAAACACACAAATCATAATGGATACATTTAACTCTCTAGGTTACAAGGTGTATGGAGGTAAAAATGCACCCTATGTGTGGGTGCACTTCCCTGAACGAAGCTCATGGGAGGTTTTCAGCGAGATACTTGAAAAGACTCATGTCGTTACTACTCCAGGCAGCGGTTTTGGACCTGGTGGTGAAGGTTTCGTCAGAGTAAGTGCTTTTGGACATAGGGAGAACGTCATAGAAGCTTGCAGAAGATTCAAGGAACTGTACAAGTGA
- the LOC129899305 gene encoding tetrapyrrole-binding protein, chloroplastic — MATNSFNSIHQTLRRRHSIDCSFSSSSSSFFLKPTITKNPSSSTSFSIHNLITFSVSSTTPTTTTTTTTTTTPFDVLEQHLSSQKFREADEETRRLLIALAGEAAIKRGYVFFSEVQFISESDLKEIDSLWRKYSDNKFGYSVQKKIWNTKVDRDFTNFFIKVGWMKKLEIEEVDQYNYRAFPNEFIWELKNDTPEGHLPLTNALRGTQLLKSILTHPAFVEEGDEDEEDKEEISSNNNSVVDKGSAKKGGLFGGLRSKLFSKPDYSF, encoded by the coding sequence ATGGCAACTAATTCATTCAACTCCATTCATCAGACACTAAGGAGAAGGCATTCTATAGATTgctctttttcttcctcttcttcttcttttttcctcaaGCCAACAATTACCAAAAACCCCTCCTCTTCAACTTCATTCTCCATTCATAATCTCATAACTTTCTCTGTTTCCTCAACTAcccctaccaccaccaccaccaccaccaccactaccaccCCCTTCGATGTCCTCGAACAACACTTATCTTCCCAAAAATTCCGGGAAGCCGACGAGGAAACTCGCCGTTTACTCATAGCTTTAGCCGGAGAAGCAGCAATTAAACGAGGATACGTCTTCTTCTCCGAGGTTCAATTCATCTCAGAATCTGACCTCAAAGAAATCGATTCGCTATGGAGAAAATACAGCGACAACAAATTCGGGTACAGCGTTCAGAAGAAGATATGGAACACCAAAGTGGACAGAGATTTCACGAATTTCTTCATCAAAGTTGGATGGATGAAGAAACTGGAAATCGAGGAAGTAGATCAGTACAATTACAGAGCTTTTCCGAATGAattcatttgggaattgaagaATGATACACCAGAAGGGCATTTGCCATTAACGAATGCTCTGAGAGGAACTCAATTGCTGAAGAGCATTTTGACTCATCCAGCTTTTGTTGAAGAaggagatgaagatgaagaagacaaagaagaaattagtagtaataataattctGTGGTAGATAAAGGGAGTGCTAAAAAGGGGGGGTTATTTGGGGGTTTAAGGAGTAAATTATTTAGTAAACCAGATTACAgcttttga
- the LOC129900596 gene encoding 60S ribosomal protein L27: MVKFLKPNKAVIVLQGKYAGRKAVIVRAFDEGTRDRPYGHCLVAGISKYPKKVIRKDSAKKQAKKSRVKAFIKLVNYNHIMPTRYTLDVDLKDVVNVDVLQARDKKVTAAKEAKARLEERFKTGKNRWFFTKLRF; this comes from the coding sequence ATGGTGAAGTTTTTGAAGCCAAACAAAGCTGTTATCGTTCTTCAAGGCAAATATGCCGGCCGGAAAGCTGTGATCGTAAGGGCATTTGATGAAGGAACAAGGGACAGGCCATATGGCCATTGTTTGGTTGCAGGTATCTCCAAGTACCCGAAGAAGGTGATCCGCAAGGATTCAGCAAAGAAGCAGGCGAAGAAATCTCGTGTCAAGGCTTTCATCAAGCTCGTGAACTACAACCATATCATGCCAACTCGTTACACACTCGATGTGGATCTGAAGGATGTTGTCAATGTAGACGTTCTTCAGGCACGTGACAAGAAGGTTACTGCTGCTAAGGAGGCCAAGGCTAGGCTTGAGGAGAGATTCAAGACCGGGAAAAATCGCTGGTTCTTCACTAAGCTTAGGTTCTGA
- the LOC129900554 gene encoding 60S ribosomal protein L9-1-like gives MKTILSSETMDIPDGITIKVKAKQIEVEGPRGKLVRNFKHLNLDFQLIKDEETGQKKLKVDAWFGSRKATASIRTALSHVGNLITGVTKGYRYKMRFVYAHFPINASITGSNKSIEIRNFLGEKRVRKVDMLDGVTVVRSEKVKDELVLDGNDIELVSRSAALINQKCHVKNKDIRKFLDGIYVSEKGQIVQEE, from the exons ATGAAGACAATTCTGTCATCGGAAACCATGGACATCCCCGACGGAATCACCATTAAGGTGAAGGCAAAGCAAATCGAAGTTGAGGGACCAAGGGGAAAACTTGTGAGAAACTTCAAGCATCTCAATCTCGATTTTCAGCTGATCAAGGATGAGGAAACTGGACAGAAGAAGTTGAAGGTTGACGCTTGGTTTGGATCTCGTAAGGCTACTGCTTCCATCCGTACCGCTCTTAGCCATGTTGGTAATCTTATCACTGGTGTTACCAAGGGTTACAGATACAAGATGCGTTTTGTGTATGCTCACTTTCCAATCAATGCCTCCATCACCGGAAGTAACAAGTCCATTGAGATCCGTAACTTCCTTGGCGAGAAGAGG GTTAGGAAAGTGGACATGCTTGATGGAGTAACTGTTGTTCGATCTGAGAAGGTTAAGGATGAGCTTGTATTGGATGGAAATGACATTGAACTCGTCTCTCGTTCTGCAGCCCTCATTAACCAA AAATGCCATGTGAAGAACAAGGATATCCGGAAGTTTCTTGATGGTATCTATGTCAGTGAGAAGGGTCAAATTGTTCAAGAAGAATGA